The following are encoded together in the Salvia hispanica cultivar TCC Black 2014 chromosome 6, UniMelb_Shisp_WGS_1.0, whole genome shotgun sequence genome:
- the LOC125195717 gene encoding probable folate-biopterin transporter 7, which yields MGMASEIDRKRKFLLGIGYFVQGLRCFPWMGVNFFLKDGMRVAPATLQILQNSANLPMVAKPLYGILSDCVYVFAEHRIPYIAFGAFLQAISWMAIAIFATSGISFMSITFYLLLGNLGASIVEVANDAMVAETAKQPTTSKNTKSSSSGGGLQSFVWMASSIGGVLGNLVGGIVIDRFAPRMMFLIYGILLSIQFLITALIRESSLALPKSSSLGFRKQLSELSAALKKPDLLYAIIWFSFSYAVIPALTGTMFFYQTQHLKIESSLLGISKVVGQAAMLLWGVVYNNYLKSVSSRKLIIAVQGTMVFFMLSDYLFVKGFYQNLGLPDSLYVIILSSLLEVLYFFKILPFSVLMAQLCPPGCEGSIMAFVMSAIALAFIVSGYLGVALASYFRVNGDDFSGLPEALLVQAACTLVPIFWASCVPLDKEAKEKPKEN from the exons ATGGGGATGGCGTCGGAGATTGACAGGAAGAGGAAATTTCTGCTAGGGATTGGGTATTTCGTGCAGGGGTTGAGGTGTTTCCCATGGATGGGGGTGAATTTCTTCCTCAAGGATGGGATGAGAGTCGCTCCCGCCACTCTTCAGATCCTTCAGAATTCCGCTAATTTGCCTATGGTTGCTAAACCCTTGTACGGTATTCTCTCCGATTGCGTCTACGTCTTCGCCGAGCACCGTATCCCCTACATAGCCTTTGGAG CATTCCTACAGGCAATCTCATGGATGGCAATTGCAATCTTTGCAACTTCAGGCATCTCCTTCATGTCGATTACATTTTATCTCCTTCTCGGGAATTTGGGCGCTTCTATAGTTGAGGTTGCAAACGATGCCATGGTGGCAGAAACTGCGAAACAACCCACTACTTCCAAAAATACCAAATCCTCTTCATCTGGTGGCGGCCTGCAGTCGTTTGTCTGGATGGCCTCATCGATAGGTGGAGTTCTGGGAAATCTTGTAGGCGGTATTGTTATTGATCGATTTGCCCCACGGATGATGTTTCTAATCTATGGCATTCTCCTTTCGATTCAATTCTTGATAACCGCACTAATCCGAGAGAGCAGTCTAGCCTTACCAAAGAGTTCATCCCTAGGTTTTAGGAAGCAATTATCCGAACTCTCTGCTGCGCTCAAGAAGCCGGACCTTTTGTATGCAATCATCTGGTTTTCTTTTTCCTATGCTGTGATCCCAGCCTTAACAGGCACCATGTTCTTCTACCAAACTCAACATTTGAAGATTGAGTCATCACTACTTGGGATATCAAAGGTGGTGGGTCAAGCCGCAATGCTTCTATGGGGTGTTGTTTACAATAACTACCTCAAGTCAGTTTCATCTAGGAAACTGATCATTGCTGTTCAGGGGACCATGGTCTTTTTCATGCTGTCAGATTATCTTTTCGTGAAGGGGTTCTATCAGAACCTTGGTCTTCCAGACTCTTTATACGTTATCATACTCTCCAGCTTGCTCGAGGTCCTCTACTTCTTCAAGATTCTACCCTTCAGCGTTCTGATGGCGCAGCTTTGCCCACCGGGCTGTGAGGGCTCCATAATGGCGTTTGTCATGTCCGCCATCGCGCTTGCCTTCATAGTGAGTGGCTACCTAGGCGTCGCCCTCGCCTCCTATTTCAGGGTAAATGGAGATGATTTCTCGGGCCTGCCAGAAGCTCTTCTGGTGCAGGCAGCATGCACGCTCGTTCCCATCTTCTGGGCGTCGTGTGTTCCACTAGACAAGGAGGCCAAAGAAAAGCCGAAGGAGAACTAG
- the LOC125195718 gene encoding dirigent protein 22-like: MASSYTCTLFILNFILLSLSTISSLEDDFVETLVATRTEKTSHLHFYFQDRPGGRNPTAVQIIAGKGLGFGATYMIDDALTRSADRGSEIIGRAQGMYSVATQNDLGLLMVVNFCFTQGKYNGSSLSMLGRNHVMDNVREMPIVGGSGLFRFARGYALAHTVWFDAKTGDATVQYNVSVNHF, from the coding sequence ATGGCCTCTTCCTATACTTGCACTCTCTTCATCCTCAACTTCATacttctctcactctcaacaATTTCCTCACTCGAGGACGACTTCGTCGAAACCTTAGTTGCGACGCGTACGGAGAAAACCAGCCACCTTCACTTCTACTTCCAGGACCGGCCAGGCGGGAGGAATCCGACCGCCGTGCAAATCATCGCCGGCAAAGGGTTGGGGTTCGGAGCTACATACATGATCGACGATGCACTCACCCGAAGCGCGGATCGCGGCTCGGAGATCATCGGCCGGGCGCAGGGGATGTACTCGGTGGCGACTCAGAATGATCTGGGGCTGCTGATGGTGGTGAACTTCTGCTTCACGCAAGGGAAGTACAATGGGAGCAGTTTGAGCATGCTCGGGCGGAACCACGTGATGGACAACGTGAGAGAGATGCCGATCGTAGGCGGGAGCGGGCTGTTTAGGTTTGCAAGAGGGTATGCTTTGGCACATACCGTTTGGTTTGATGCCAAGACAGGAGATGCTACTGTCCAATACAATGTCTCTGTCAATCACTTTTGA